The genomic window CGGCCTACAAACATCGAAAATTACAACAACTCAAACTCGGCTTTCTTAACGCGTGCGGAATCAGTGCCGATAAAGACATTGAACTTGCCAGGCTCGGCGTCATATTTCATCTGTTGATTCCAGAACTTCAGCGCCTCAATATCAATCGGGAAGCTGAC from Desulfonatronum sp. SC1 includes these protein-coding regions:
- a CDS encoding fibronectin type III-like domain-contianing protein produces the protein VVQMYLQDVTASMSRPVKQLKGFEKITLKPGETQTVSFPIDIEALKFWNQQMKYDAEPGKFNVFIGTDSARVKKAEFELL